TCCGACACACAACTACGCGTAAAAAAGGAGTTTGGTGGTGAAAGTGGCAAAGGCACAGCGCGAATTCGGGAGAAGCTCGCCGAATTACAAGGGGAAGGTATCATCGGCCTGGAATACAAGAAATTGCCGTTCGTAGACCAGCAGGACATGTATCGACACGTTTATCAATGTCTTCAAGGAGGTGGAAGCATTGGTATTTTCCCTGAAGGTAACTTTTATAATTGCACCTTGATCACTATTCACCAATAACGCATTGAATCTTTAGGTGGCAGTCACGACCGCACCGACTTGCTCCCGCTCAAAGCTGGAGTTTCTATCATGGCTCTGGGAGCCATGGCAAACGACCCAAATGTCCAAGTTAAGATTGTCCCTGTTGGCTTGTCATATTTCCATGCCCATCGATTCCGGTCACGAGCTGTAGTGGAATTTGGTTCGGCTTTAGATGTTCCTACGGAATATGTGGAAATGTTTAAGCAAGGCGGCACCCAGAAGAGGGAGGCCGTGTCAAAGTTCCTTGATCTTATCTACAACGGCCTGAAGACAGTCACTATTAGGGCGCCAGATTATGACACACTAATGGTACGTCATAATTTTTCTAACAAAAATTGGTTTCACGGACCACTTTGGGGCATTGTATAGCTCATCCAGGCAGTTAGACGATTGTACAAAACACCCGGTCAACATCTGACTTTAGGACAAGTAGTAGAACTAAACCGGAGACTTCTGGAAGGTTATGTACATTTCAAAGATGAACCTCGAGTACAGAAATTGCGAGAAGACGTCTTGAAGTACAATCGCCTGGTTCGCGATCTCGGCCTTCGAGACCACCAGGTCCCTCGGGCGCAGAAAGCCAGCTGGAAGACCTTAGGGTTGCTTACATACCGCTTTTGCCTTCTCCTCATCTGGACTATCCTTGCTCTTCCCGGGACGATTTTGAATGGCCCTATCCTTATTTTGGCGTCTATTATCTCACGTCGGAAAGCAAAAGGTGCATAATGCGAATAAGTGAAATCTCACATTGCGGattattgacattttttttCAGAGGCCCTTGCTGGTTCTGTCGTCAAAATTGCAGGTCGTGACGTGTTGGCCACATGGAAAATCCTGATTGCCCTGGGGGTTACCCCCGTTTTGTATGCTCTGTATGCGCTCATGGCTACAATTATTGCGATCCGTGCCAAAGCACCGCTCAAGTGGAAAATTTTGACTCCTGTCCTGGTCATTGTTGCCCTTCCATTCATGAACTACGCCGCCTTAAAGTTCGGTGAAGCCGGCATGGATGTTCTCAAGTTTGTCATTTTCTTAAAAATATCGCAAAATATGTGGCTAACTTGTGGATCTAGATCACTACCTCCCCTTATTGTCGCCCTGATACCAGGGCAACAACGCTCACTGGATAAATTGAAAGCCATGCGTATAGACCTGTCAAATAAAGTTGCCTCTCTTATCAACGATTTTGGACCCAAGTTgtatgatgactttgatcAGGTTTGTCTCAAAACGCGGTGTCGTGGATGAGAATTAATTGACAAATTTCGTCTAGGCACGCATACTCGTCCCCTCGGCAGCAGCACCTCCATCCACAGGCGTTCCGGGACTCTGGAGACGAAAGAGCAGCACTGGTGCAGTTGATGCTCAAGGTCTCGGTCTCACACACCCTATGACTTGGATCGATGAACGCCTCTTCGGTTGGAGTCGGAGCGCGAGACGCGGAACTAGCGCCTGGGGAGGACATGTGGACGATCTCAGCAGAATCAACACACCTGATGAttcagacgaagaagataCTGGCGATTATGACAATGTCGTGGGTGTACTGGGGACAGATGACCAACATTTGGCAGCTGTGTACAAGTCACGCAGTCGACAAAGCTCATTCGCTGATCTTCAACGGCTGAGAATGGCACCAATGACGGCGCAAAAACCAACCCAAAGGGCAGGAGATGAAGATCCTGAGGCAGCTTCTCGACTAACACATCGCACGAGAAGAGCATCCCTCTCAGATGGTGTTGCTGTGACCCGTATTGCCGCGGTTGTCCGCAAAGAGCCGTTTGAGGAGGCTACACAAGATTTGAATGCGGAGATTTCTCATTCGAAAGAGAATTAGGCATTCACTAGTCCACCAGGCCCAACGGTCCAGGACGTAGGACGTAATATTTACATATATTCTCTCTTATGTCTGTCATGGGGTTGATAGCGGACATGACATTGGGACACGAACAATTGCATACTCAGCTGCGACGATTTGTGAGTATTTCGTGGCCAGTTTCGGTAATTCTAGCTCAAAAATTAGTATGAGTTGAATAAATGGAGAAATGACGTACAATATAGTGTCCTCAAATTGAGCGCTGCGCTTTCCGTCGAGGGTAGTTGCTGTCCAATTGTCGGGCCAGTGGACATCACCCCAGTTGGTGCCCAAGTTGAGCATCTATTACTGCCGTTAGCATCATCGttgaaatgaataaaaagCACAAATCGTACAGGTTCTATTGTGAAGACCTGATAACAAAACGTCAGATTTAAATAGGAATTTGAGGAGAATGCCTTGAGCCTACCATTCCATGCTTCATGGTCCCA
This Psilocybe cubensis strain MGC-MH-2018 chromosome 3, whole genome shotgun sequence DNA region includes the following protein-coding sequences:
- a CDS encoding putative acyltransferase (putative acyltransferase C1718.04), translated to MAKEPLTKEQALGYDAAMVFWRVITQIFFREVRPRGAFNIPRDGPVIFVGAPHNNQFLDPVLLSLEVYKETNRHVQFLTAAKSMQRKWVGFFSRMMESIPVSRAADSASPGTGRVLLSSEDPCLIIGEGTKFLSEFTPRMQILLPKSVNSAIAEVSEVISDTQLRVKKEFGGESGKGTARIREKLAELQGEGIIGLEYKKLPFVDQQDMYRHVYQCLQGGGSIGIFPEGGSHDRTDLLPLKAGVSIMALGAMANDPNVQVKIVPVGLSYFHAHRFRSRAVVEFGSALDVPTEYVEMFKQGGTQKREAVSKFLDLIYNGLKTVTIRAPDYDTLMLIQAVRRLYKTPGQHLTLGQVVELNRRLLEGYVHFKDEPRVQKLREDVLKYNRLVRDLGLRDHQVPRAQKASWKTLGLLTYRFCLLLIWTILALPGTILNGPILILASIISRRKAKEALAGSVVKIAGRDVLATWKILIALGVTPVLYALYALMATIIAIRAKAPLKWKILTPVLVIVALPFMNYAALKFGEAGMDVLKSLPPLIVALIPGQQRSLDKLKAMRIDLSNKVASLINDFGPKLYDDFDQARILVPSAAAPPSTGVPGLWRRKSSTGAVDAQGLGLTHPMTWIDERLFGWSRSARRGTSAWGGHVDDLSRINTPDDSDEEDTGDYDNVVGVLGTDDQHLAAVYKSRSRQSSFADLQRLRMAPMTAQKPTQRAGDEDPEAASRLTHRTRRASLSDGVAVTRIAAVVRKEPFEEATQDLNAEISHSKEN